The following coding sequences lie in one Eubacterium ventriosum genomic window:
- a CDS encoding ATP-binding protein produces the protein MIRRVINIDEEKCNGCGICVNACHEGAIGLVDGKAKLLRDDYCDGLGDCLPTCPTGAITFVEREAAAYDEAAVKENMRKKAEAEKSQVKTPVAHQGCPGQRMMQLNRNREEKVETNVKLTSKLAQWPVQIKLVPINAPYFDGANLLIAADCTAYAYANFHQEFMNGKITIVGCPKLDAVDYSEKLTEIIRNNDIKSVTIVRMEVPCCGGLENATKTALQNSGKFIPWNVVTISIDGQILL, from the coding sequence ATGATTAGAAGAGTAATAAATATTGATGAAGAAAAATGTAACGGTTGTGGTATTTGCGTTAATGCCTGCCACGAAGGTGCAATAGGTCTTGTTGACGGAAAGGCTAAGCTTCTTAGAGATGATTATTGCGACGGTTTAGGTGATTGCCTTCCAACTTGCCCTACAGGGGCTATTACTTTCGTTGAAAGAGAAGCGGCTGCATATGATGAAGCAGCAGTTAAGGAAAATATGCGTAAGAAAGCGGAAGCAGAAAAGAGTCAGGTAAAAACTCCTGTTGCACATCAGGGATGTCCCGGACAGAGAATGATGCAACTTAACAGAAATAGGGAAGAAAAGGTTGAAACTAATGTTAAATTAACTTCTAAGCTTGCCCAGTGGCCTGTTCAGATTAAGCTTGTGCCAATTAACGCACCTTATTTTGATGGAGCTAACCTTTTAATAGCAGCAGATTGTACAGCTTATGCTTACGCTAATTTCCATCAGGAATTTATGAATGGAAAGATTACAATTGTAGGTTGTCCAAAGCTTGACGCAGTGGATTACAGCGAAAAGCTTACGGAGATAATTAGAAATAATGACATTAAAAGTGTAACAATAGTAAGAATGGAAGTGCCATGTTGTGGTGGACTTGAAAATGCCACAAAGACAGCATTGCAGAACAGTGGGAAGTTCATTCCATGGAATGTTGTTACAATATCAATTGACGGACAGATTCTATTATAA
- a CDS encoding Crp/Fnr family transcriptional regulator: MIILNIPLFKGLTLEQIEDMKNKHCMTEKKYKKNSFIFRAGDIVHEIGIVLEGSINIEMIDMWDNKSILSNIDVGQIFAESYALCNEPMMVDAVATKDSTILMLNMRQIFAPINNSASWYNTFTYNLLVLSTRKNLTLSTRIFCTSSKSVRGRVLTYLSNQSIKHNNTEFQIPFNRQQMADYLNLDRSALSKELGKMQDEGIITFNKNRFKLNINYDSEF; the protein is encoded by the coding sequence ATGATTATTTTAAATATACCCTTGTTTAAAGGATTAACTTTGGAACAAATTGAAGACATGAAAAACAAACATTGTATGACTGAGAAAAAATATAAGAAAAATTCTTTCATATTTAGAGCCGGGGACATTGTACACGAAATTGGAATTGTGCTGGAAGGTAGCATAAATATTGAAATGATAGATATGTGGGACAACAAAAGTATTCTAAGTAACATTGATGTTGGACAGATTTTCGCCGAAAGCTACGCCCTTTGCAATGAGCCTATGATGGTGGACGCAGTTGCCACAAAAGATTCCACAATACTTATGCTTAATATGAGACAGATTTTTGCGCCAATCAATAACAGTGCTTCATGGTACAACACCTTTACTTATAATCTTTTGGTGCTTTCCACAAGAAAGAATTTAACATTATCAACAAGAATATTCTGCACTTCGTCAAAAAGTGTTCGTGGACGAGTTTTGACTTACCTGTCAAACCAGTCCATAAAACACAATAACACAGAATTTCAGATTCCATTTAACCGCCAGCAAATGGCTGACTACCTTAACCTTGACCGTAGCGCACTTTCTAAAGAACTGGGAAAAATGCAGGATGAAGGAATTATTACTTTTAATAAGAATAGATTCAAATTGAACATAAATTATGATTCTGAGTTTTAA
- a CDS encoding methylated-DNA--[protein]-cysteine S-methyltransferase gives MKTRQQAVDYGLTFKDTYMETPFRDTNWQLIRVKGSKKAFLWIYERNGFINLNVKVDPQWRDFWRETYKSVIAGYHQNKEHWNTIILDGTISDKEIKRMIAESYDIITDSPTKRIYEAVKKIPKGHVATYGRIAEMAGEPKMARAVGNALHKNPDPEHIPCFRVVNSKGELSGAFAFGGENEQARRLMADGVEVVNGKVDLKKYGI, from the coding sequence ATGAAAACCAGACAGCAGGCAGTTGATTATGGACTAACTTTTAAAGATACATATATGGAAACTCCTTTCAGGGACACTAATTGGCAGCTTATTAGAGTGAAAGGTAGCAAGAAAGCATTTCTTTGGATTTATGAAAGGAACGGCTTTATTAATCTTAATGTGAAAGTTGATCCACAGTGGAGAGATTTTTGGAGAGAAACTTACAAGTCTGTAATTGCAGGATATCATCAGAATAAGGAACATTGGAATACTATTATTCTTGATGGAACTATATCTGATAAGGAAATCAAAAGAATGATAGCTGAAAGTTATGATATTATTACGGACAGCCCAACTAAGCGAATTTATGAAGCTGTGAAGAAGATTCCAAAGGGACATGTTGCCACTTATGGAAGAATTGCTGAAATGGCAGGTGAGCCTAAGATGGCAAGGGCTGTGGGCAATGCGCTACACAAGAATCCTGATCCGGAGCATATTCCATGTTTTCGCGTGGTTAATTCTAAGGGTGAACTTTCAGGAGCCTTTGCTTTTGGTGGTGAAAATGAGCAGGCAAGAAGACTTATGGCGGACGGAGTTGAAGTGGTTAACGGTAAAGTTGACTTAAAGAAGTATGGAATTTAA
- a CDS encoding response regulator, translating to MNKSLILVVEDDTSVRNLITTTLKAHEYRYLTAPDGQSAILEASSHNPDIVLLDLGLPDMDGVEIIKKIRTWSNMPIIVISARSEDTDKIDALDAGADDYLTKPFSVEELLARLRVTQRRLLMMQKVSPAEAVVFVNGKLRVDYAAGCAYLNEEELHLTPIEYKLLCLLTRNIGKVLTHTFLTQSIWGSSWDNDIASLRVFMATLRKKIEKEPNSPQYIQTHIGVGYRMLKVD from the coding sequence ATGAATAAGTCACTAATATTAGTTGTAGAAGATGACACATCTGTCAGAAATTTAATTACAACAACCTTAAAAGCGCACGAATACCGATATCTGACGGCGCCCGATGGTCAATCGGCAATTTTAGAAGCATCTTCACACAATCCTGACATTGTTTTACTTGATTTAGGACTTCCTGATATGGATGGCGTTGAGATTATTAAAAAAATCCGTACTTGGTCAAACATGCCAATTATCGTAATCAGTGCTCGCAGTGAAGATACCGATAAAATTGATGCGTTGGATGCTGGTGCAGATGATTATTTAACAAAGCCATTTTCTGTTGAAGAACTGCTTGCCAGACTACGAGTCACGCAAAGAAGGTTATTGATGATGCAAAAAGTATCCCCTGCCGAAGCGGTTGTTTTTGTAAACGGAAAACTTCGTGTAGATTATGCTGCAGGTTGTGCTTATTTGAATGAAGAAGAGTTGCATTTAACACCTATTGAATATAAGTTGCTTTGCCTGTTGACAAGAAATATAGGAAAAGTTCTGACCCATACTTTCCTTACGCAAAGCATTTGGGGAAGTAGTTGGGATAATGATATTGCCTCCCTTCGTGTGTTTATGGCAACACTTCGTAAAAAAATCGAGAAAGAACCGAACTCTCCACAATATATCCAAACACACATTGGTGTTGGGTATCGGATGCTGAAAGTTGATTGA